One region of Gemmatimonas sp. UBA7669 genomic DNA includes:
- a CDS encoding DUF2075 domain-containing protein, translating into MSLPNVPTRQSAYYSASIAGFLAEGEPTVLGHLAGASGLSIDGKQTEAWKEQIRVLKQSLNGVDGSLFLEFDVPRLGSRIDGVVVAQSAVVPIEFKVGEQRFSRPDYNQAWDYALDLKNFHEASRDTPIFPVLCATGATSPDAEWRAPHADGVYPPRKANAESVGDALRSAVQLAQGAAIDAAAWGRASYRPSPTIVEAAKALYARHSVQNIARSDAGARNLHATSSCVEEIIARSRANREKSIVFVTGVPGAGKTLVGLNIATQHLGKDDTHAVFLSGNGPLVNVLREALVEDDLARQKAMGGEVERKGKIRQNVKPFIQNVHHFRDEGLRDTTRPPAEHVAIFDEAQRAWNREKTSLFMKQRKGVRDFAMSEPEFLLSYMDRHPDWAVVVCLVGGGQEIHTGESGIGAWLDAVRERFPHWHTYLSPELHDSEYAAGQAIERLGSRAMVETQYALHLAVSMRSFRAEHVSGMVKALLDTDEDRAREILADVQRRFPIVLTRDRTVGKQWVKQQARGNERFGLLASSQAQRLKAYCIDVRVNVDPVKYFLAPASDTRSSYYLEDAATEFQTQGLELDWTLVSWDADLRRHNGAWSYHNFRGDRWTMVHNTERQRYLLNAYRVLLTRARQGMAIFVPKGRKSDSTLQPANYDETYRYLAGLGIPTM; encoded by the coding sequence ATGTCACTGCCCAATGTACCGACACGCCAATCGGCCTACTACAGCGCCTCCATTGCGGGATTCCTCGCGGAAGGCGAACCCACCGTGCTCGGCCACCTGGCTGGTGCCAGCGGCCTGTCCATCGACGGAAAGCAGACGGAGGCGTGGAAGGAGCAGATCCGCGTGCTCAAGCAGTCGCTGAATGGCGTAGACGGCTCGCTGTTTCTCGAGTTCGATGTGCCGCGCCTTGGTAGCCGCATTGATGGGGTAGTGGTCGCGCAATCGGCCGTGGTACCCATCGAGTTCAAGGTGGGCGAGCAGCGCTTCAGCCGTCCCGACTACAATCAGGCCTGGGACTACGCGCTCGACCTCAAGAACTTTCATGAGGCCAGCCGCGACACACCCATCTTTCCGGTGCTGTGCGCCACGGGTGCGACCTCACCTGATGCCGAATGGAGGGCGCCACACGCTGACGGCGTTTATCCCCCGCGCAAAGCCAACGCCGAGAGCGTAGGCGACGCGCTGCGCTCGGCCGTACAACTCGCCCAGGGGGCTGCCATCGATGCTGCTGCATGGGGGCGTGCGTCCTATCGTCCGAGTCCCACGATTGTGGAGGCCGCGAAGGCGCTCTATGCTCGTCACTCGGTGCAGAACATCGCGCGCAGCGACGCTGGTGCGCGCAATCTGCACGCCACGTCCTCCTGTGTGGAGGAGATCATTGCGCGCAGCCGCGCCAATCGTGAGAAGTCCATCGTGTTCGTGACCGGTGTGCCGGGCGCGGGCAAGACGCTGGTCGGACTGAACATTGCCACACAGCATCTGGGCAAGGACGACACCCACGCCGTGTTTCTCTCAGGCAACGGCCCGCTGGTCAATGTACTGCGTGAGGCGTTGGTGGAGGATGACCTCGCGCGGCAGAAGGCGATGGGCGGTGAAGTGGAGCGCAAGGGAAAGATCCGCCAGAACGTGAAGCCGTTCATTCAAAACGTTCATCACTTTCGTGACGAGGGATTGCGTGACACTACCCGGCCCCCGGCGGAGCACGTGGCCATTTTTGACGAAGCGCAACGGGCCTGGAACCGCGAGAAGACCTCTCTGTTCATGAAGCAACGCAAGGGTGTACGCGACTTTGCGATGTCCGAGCCGGAGTTTCTGCTGTCGTACATGGATCGACACCCGGATTGGGCGGTGGTCGTGTGTCTGGTGGGCGGCGGTCAGGAGATCCACACCGGCGAGTCGGGGATTGGTGCGTGGCTGGATGCCGTGCGCGAACGCTTCCCGCACTGGCACACCTACCTTTCGCCTGAGCTGCATGACTCGGAGTATGCGGCGGGTCAGGCCATTGAACGACTTGGTTCACGCGCCATGGTTGAAACGCAGTACGCGTTGCATCTGGCCGTGTCCATGCGATCGTTCCGTGCCGAGCATGTGTCGGGCATGGTCAAGGCGCTGCTGGATACGGATGAGGACCGCGCACGTGAGATCCTGGCCGATGTGCAGCGTCGCTTTCCGATCGTGCTCACGCGTGACCGAACCGTGGGCAAGCAGTGGGTGAAGCAGCAGGCGCGTGGCAACGAGCGCTTCGGCTTGTTGGCGTCCTCGCAGGCGCAGCGGCTCAAGGCCTACTGCATAGACGTGCGGGTGAATGTGGATCCGGTGAAATACTTCCTCGCGCCGGCCAGTGATACCCGCTCGTCGTACTACCTGGAGGATGCCGCGACCGAGTTTCAAACGCAGGGTCTCGAGCTCGACTGGACGCTGGTGAGCTGGGACGCGGACCTGAGGCGGCACAACGGCGCGTGGTCGTATCACAACTTCCGTGGCGACCGATGGACCATGGTGCACAACACCGAGCGGCAGCGCTACCTGCTCAATGCCTATCGTGTGCTGCTCACTCGCGCGCGACAGGGCATGGCGATCTTTGTGCCGAAGGGCCGCAAGTCGGACAGTACGTTGCAGCCGGCCAACTACGATGAGACCTACCGCTATCTCGCGGGGCTTGGCATTCCGACAATGTAG